In one Labeo rohita strain BAU-BD-2019 unplaced genomic scaffold, IGBB_LRoh.1.0 scaffold_181, whole genome shotgun sequence genomic region, the following are encoded:
- the LOC127158958 gene encoding sterile alpha motif domain-containing protein 9-like: protein MEYYTVPNKYGAQIPLQTEVRDKLSSLDVVWGNMYEGEDIDPQLVLEKEVEFYRGAPPKWLNFYCAEKNQKPFVKRDIYTKITELIQKKRETNHSISSIDLFHQPGSGGTTLAMQVLWDLRKKLRCAHAIDSADSKAIAQQVIHLFNAGGSQNQNTVLLFVDNIETEANEDMQFNSLQENLIENIKQSNISASTPVVIILNCLRKKNKTGKEKLMLCTSLSKEEQDSFNAKHAEVVKGHERHKKFHGFNIMQRNFSQTYITEACEYLKPLKTKKRPRNAQILSFLALINSYVPGSYLTETLCLEFLDKKNQISGRPTLEKQMEAFADLLVIYSTCAGEAKSKDRCIRMAHPMIAEKCLGLLTDAGVTLSDTTLKLLSNLCPQTVQPYFMKIIKQLLKNEKQVHQKVRKKKNFPSPNLSKILRRKKTNQSVWDCSNMQLRSFKRIHLFHKLLHVFTTLN, encoded by the coding sequence ATGGAATATTATACAGTCCCAAACAAATATGGTGCTCAGATTCCACTCCAGACTGAAGTAAGAGATAAACTCTCAAGTCTTGATGTTGTTTGGGGAAATATGTATGAAGGTGAGGATATTGATCCTCAGCTTGTCTTGGAGAAGGAAGTAGAGTTCTACAGAGGAGCCCCACCAAAATGGCTGAACTTCTACTGTGCTGAGAAAAACCAAAAACCTTTTGTTAAGAGGgacatatacacaaaaataacagagcttatacaaaagaaaagagaaacaaacCATAGCATTTCCAGCATTGATCTCTTTCATCAACCAGGCAGTGGAGGTACTACACTGGCAATGCAAGTTCTCTGGGACTTGAGGAAAAAGCTCAGATGTGCACACGCAATTGATTCAGCAGATTCAAAAGCAATTGCACAACAAGTAATACATCTGTTTAATGCAGGGGGTTCACAAAACCAGAACACAGTCCTACTATTTGTGGACAACATAGAGACAGAAGCAAATGAGGACATGCAATTTAACTCCCTGCAAGAAAATttgattgaaaatataaaacaaagcaacatCAGTGCAAGCACTCCTGTGGTCATCATTTTGAATTGCCTTcgaaaaaagaataaaacaggAAAGGAGAAACTTATGTTGTGCACAAGTCTTTCGAAAGAAGAACAGGACAGTTTTAATGCCAAGCATGCAGAGGTTGTTAAGGGACATGAAAGACACAAGAAATTTCATGGCTTTAACATAATGCAGAGGAATTTCAGCCAAACTTACATTACAGAGGCCTGTGAATATCTCAAACctttaaagacaaaaaagagACCTCGCAATGCTCAAATACTGTCTTTTTTGGCTTTGATTAACTCATATGTCCCAGGCTCATACCTTACTGAGACCTTGTGCCTAGAGTTCTTGGATAAGAAAAATCAAATTTCTGGCCGTCCCACTTTGGAAAAACAAATGGAGGCCTTTGCTGATCTTCTGGTCATATATTCAACATGCGCTGGAGAAGCCAAATCTAAGGACAGATGTATACGAATGGCACATCCAATGATCGCTGAGAAGTGTCTAGGGTTACTAACTGATGCTGGTGTAACCTTGAGTGATACAACTCTCAAACTCCTCTCAAACTTGTGCCCTCAAACAGTCCAACCTtactttatgaaaataattaaacaactgCTAAAAAACGAGAAACAGGTCCACCAAAAGGtgagaaagaagaaaaactTCCCTTCTCCCAACTTATCCAAGATATTaaggagaaagaaaacaaatcaaagTGTGTGGGACTGTTCAAACATGCAGCTAAGAAGTTTCAAGAGGATCCATTTATTCCACAAGCTCTTGCACGTTTTTACTACATTGAACTAA